The Pungitius pungitius chromosome 10, fPunPun2.1, whole genome shotgun sequence genome has a window encoding:
- the LOC119228847 gene encoding trace amine-associated receptor 13c-like — translation PQLINTSCRKLTRPHLEAMLIYMLLSSISLLTVALNLLVIISISHFMQLQTPTNLLLLSLAVSDFFVGLIMIFQIMMIDGCWLLGDLMCSLWLSLASITTSSSIGTMVLISVDRYVAICYPLHYFTKVKPKSVQVCVCLCWMFAALFNSLLMKDNLQQPGRYNSCIGECVNEMNYIANLFDLIVSFLFPITVIIILYIRIFVVAVYQARAMRSHITVVTMKVNAKKSEMKAARNLGVVVVVFLICICPFYCFTLTSQNIFTTTSVTIVLWLFQFNSSLNPLIYAILYPWFRKSIKVIVTLKILKPGSYRTNML, via the exons ccacaactcatcaacacctcctgcagaaagctGACTCGTCCTCACTTAGAAGCAATGTTGATTTATATgttgttgtcctccatctctctgctcactgtagctctcaacctgctggtcatcatctccatctcccacttcat GCAACTCCAGacccccaccaacctcctcctcctttctctggCCGTCTCAGATTTCTTTGTCGGCCTCATTATGATCTTTCAAATAATGATGATAGACGGCTGCTGGTTGCTCggtgatctcatgtgttctctttggttgTCTCTAGCATCCATTACGACCTCGTCCTCAATAGGAaccatggtgctcatatcagtggatcgatatgtggctatttgttatcctctgcattacttcaccaaagtcaaaccaaaaagcgttcaagtctgtgtttgtctgtgttggatgtttgctgctttatttaaCAGTTTGCTGATGAAGGATAACCTGCAACAACCAGGCAGATATAACTCCTGCATAGGAGAGTGTGTCAATGAAATGAACTACATTGCTAATCTTTTTGATCTGATTGTTTCATTCCTTTTCCCCATTACTGTTATTATCATTctatatattagaatatttgtggtggctgtgtatcaggctcgtgccatgcgGTCTCACATTACAGTTGTGACAATGAAAGTAAATGctaaaaagtctgaaatgaaagcagccaggaatcttggtgttgttgtagttgtgtttctgatatgcATTTGTCCATTTTATTGTTTCACTCTTACATCCCAAAATATCTTTACCACAACATCTGTAACCATTGTATTATGGTTGTTTCAGTTTAACTCTTCtctcaaccctctgatctatgccattctctacccctggttcagaaaatcaattaaggtCATTGTTACACTTAAGATACTGAAACCTGGTTCCTATCGGACCAACATGCTTTAG